DNA from Buchnera aphidicola (Eriosoma lanigerum):
AATTTTTATTGAAATAGTATGTTCTAAATGTGGTTGAAAAATTACTTCATAAATTCCAATATTTCTTATTAATCCAGAAGATAACTTAATTTCACTTTTTTTCACTAATACCCCTAATTCACTAATACGATTAGCAATATCTCTAGCTCCTATAGAACCAAACAACTTACCTTCTTCTCCTGATTTTACATAAATGTGAATTAATCCTAAATTAATTACTTTATCAGCCCTAATTTTAGCTAAAGACAACTGATTTATTTTTTCTAATTCAATTTTTTTTCTCTGTATTTCAAATAATTCAATATTTTTTTTAGTACCTATAACAGCTTTACCCTTAGGAATTAAAAAATTACGAGCATAACCTGATCTAACTTGTATTAATTCTCCAATTTTTCCAAGTTTATCTATTTTTTCTAATAAAATTACTTGCATAAATACTCACTTATAATTTTAATATATATTATATTATTGATGTTGATCTGTATAAGGTAACAAAGAAAGATAACGTGCTCTTTTTATAGCTCGAGCTAATTGACGTTGATACTTTGAACGAGTCCCAGTAATACGACTAGGGACAATTTTACCACTCTCTGTAATATAATTTTTTAACATAGATATATCTTTGTAGTCTATTTCTGTAATTCCTTCAGCAGTAAATCGACAAAATTTACGACGACGAAAATAACGTACCATAAGTTTCTCCAATTATTTATGAACTATTACTTGTTAATTAAAAAAATAATTTCTTATGCATTTAAAAATTATTAATTTAGAAATATTAATTAATATTACAATGCAACTTTATTTACTTTAGATATATTTGCCAATTTATGATGAATAATAACATTTCCTTTATCTTTGTATTCATCTTTATCTTTTAATTTTAACATTGGAGAAGATTCAATAATTGCTTTTTTCATTAATAAAATAATATTTCTAATAATACCATCATCTAATCGAAATATTTTTTCTAATTCCTTAATAACAATAGTATTAGTAAATATATTCATTAATACGTAATGAGCTTTATGTAGTTTATTAATAGAATATGCTAATTGACGTCTTCCCCAATCTTCTAAACGATATATTTTTCCATTCTGATCATAAATAATTTTTTTATATTGATCAATCATACTACTAACTTTTTCACTCTGATCAGGATGAACCATAATTAAAATTTCATAATGTCTCATAAAATATATATTCCTTCAAAAAAAAAATTTTGTATATACAAAATATAATTAAATAATATATTCTACTCAACGTAATATTTTATTTCGTATCATAGAAAAAAATATCTATACTTTATAGATACACAATATTATATAAAATATAATATCATATATAAGATTTCAAAATAATATTAGTAATCTAATTAAATATATTTAAATTATAATATATAATTTAAAAAACATACATAACATCAATGTTATACAACAATAATAATTAAAAATTACTTTAATAAATCTACTTCTATTTTATAATTAATCATATGAACTGATTTAATACAAACATGTAATATATCACCCAAATGATATTTAAATCCTGTATATCGACCTACTAACATATACTTTTGAGCATCAAAAATATATGTATCATTGTTTAATTTAGAAATATGTAAAAAAACATCTATCAAAAAATTAGTTAACCGAATAAAGCAACCTATACTAGTAATACTGACAATCATACCTTGAAAAGAATGATTAATTTTATCATGCATAAAATCACATTTTAACCAATCAAATACCAATCTTACAGCTTCATCTGTACATCGCTCTGTAATAGAACATAAATTACCTATTTTACTTATTCTATTAACATTATAATGAAATCTTCCTATTAAAGAATTATTCTTACTTAAATAATTTTTATGATTTTTTAATAAATATTTTATGGAACGATGTAATAATAAATCAGAATATCTACGAATTGGAGAAGTAAAATGTACATATGCTGATAAAGACAAACCAAAATGTCCTCTATTTTCAGAATCATATACAGCTTGTTTTAAAGAACGTAATACTAACAATTGAATAATATGATAATCTTTTCTATGAGAAATTGTTTTTAATAAATGATTATAATGAAAAATACTTGGGTTCTTTTCTATTAACCAATTTACGTTTAATTCTTTTAATATTAATTTTAATTTTATTATATTATTTATACTAGGAGGATCATGGTCTCTAAATAAAGTAGATTCATGAAATTTTACAAGAAACATAGCCGATACAGTATTTGCAAGAATCATACAAAATTCAATCAATTTATTTACTTTATTTCCACATTGAAGATAAATATTTTTTATTTTTCCATTCGTATTTAATACAAATTTTGGCTCTATAATATTAAAAAAAATACCTTTTTTAAATTCTGTAGATTGATTTAAACATGTATATAAATTTTTTAAATTATTGAATTCTAACAATAAATAATTAAATTTTTTAATTAATAACTTATCTCCTTTCCATATTTTATCAATTTCAGAATAAGTCATTCTACCATGAGAACGTATAATAGCTTCATAGTGATAATATGATATAATTTTTCCTTCAGTAGATAGTTTTACTTCACATACTAAAACTAATCTATCTACATGTGGCAATAAAGAACATAAATTTATAGATAATTGTTCAGGTAACATAGGAACTACCCTAGAAGGAAAATAAATTGAATTTCCTCTTTTTTGTGCTTCTTTGTCTAAAGCACTACCAGGATGAACATAATAACTAACATCAGAAATTGCAATTTTTATATTCCATGTAGAACTATTAATTTTATGACAATAAATAGCATCGTCAAAATCATTTGCATAATCATCATCTATGGTAATAAAAGGAAGATGACGTAAATCTACTCTATTTTGAAAATCAATTTTTGACAAACTTGTACAACGAATAGTATTTAATTCTTTGTGGATATTCTGATTCCATACATCTGAAATTGAATAGTTATGAATAGCTATCTTAATTGCTAATTTAAGATTCATTGCATGTCCAATAACACGTAAAATTTGTCCTAAAGCTAAAGATTTTCGTATAGAACGACGTAATAACTTTACTGATACTATGGATCCATTAGTAATAGTATGTACTTTACTAATAATTAATATCATAAAACAAAAACGATTATCATAAGGAACCACAAGTATTTGATTTTTTTTTATGATACATTGTCCAATAATTGCATGAATATTTGGTTTAAGTATTTTAATAATTTTAGTTTCTATTTTATTTTTTTTACAAGAAAACGAATTAGTTGCTAAAACAAAATCTCCATGAATACATAATTTCATGTTCTCAATAGAAATCCACATATCTTGTTTAGAAATATTTGTTTTTAAAAATCCATATCCATCTCTATGACCTATAATATTTCCAGTAAAAAATTTTAAAAATTCAGGTAAAGTATAAAAATATTTAGATTGACTTACAATCATTCCATTTTGTTCCATGGATTTCAATTTTTTATAAAAAATATTTTTATGAATTGTAGTAGAAATATTAAAAATTAGAGCTAATTTTTTTCTATTTATTAATTTTTTAGTTTTGTACAACTTGTTATATATTAGTTGTGAATCAGGTAATATATTCTTATTTTTTAAATTTTTTTTAATATGGTAGGCAGATACTACCGTCATGCTAACTCCAAATACTAAACTAAAAATTAAAATAAAATTACAAAAATTATATTATATTTCATTACTGTATTAATATATATATAATTAATAATTATTATTTAATTATTAATTTAAATAAAAAACAATAAAATTTATATTAATATTATTTTAAAAAATACATATACATATATTATTTAATATTTTTTTAATTTTTTAAATTATACAAATATAGTGATAAGACAATAATATTATAAACATGGATTATTTAATATGATTATATCATTTCGTTCTGGTCCTGTTGAAATCATATCAATAGGAATACCTACCATAGATTCAATTTCTAAAATATAGTTTTTCGCTTCTAAAGGTAATAAATTAAATGATCGGACACCAACGGTACTACCTAACCAACCAGGAAGAATCTTATATACAGGAGATAAATTATTCCATTCATCCACAGAAAATGGAGTACAAGTAATTTGAGTACCATTTGATAATTTATAAGCAATACAGATTTTAATTTCTTTTAACCCATCTAATACATCTAATTTAGTCATGCATAAAGCAGATAAAGAATTTATTTGTATACATCTACGTAATGCAACTATATCTAACCAACCAGTACGTCTTCTTCTTCCTGTACTAGATCCTAGCTCTTTTCCAATATTAAAAAAATGTAAATCTATTTCATCAAATAATTCTGTAGGAAATGGACCAAAACCTACTCTAGTAGTATAACATTTAGTAACACCTAAAATATAATCGATTGCAAGAGGACCTACACCAACTCCAGAACAAACTCCTCCAGAAATACTATTTGAAGAAGTAACATATGGATACGTTCCATGATCAATATCAAGAAATGTTCCCTGAGCTCCTTCAAACATTATTTTTTTATCATTTTTCATGGCTATATCTAATGTATTTGGAATATCTTGAATCATATTCAATAAATCATCACGAACACTTAATATATCTTTAATAATAACATCATAATTAACCACTTTAGAATGATAATAATTGGATAATAAAAAATTATAATAATTAACATTTTTTCTTAAATTTACAGAAAATAATTGTATATTTTTTAAATCACCAATTCTCAAACCTCTACGAGCTACTTTATCTTCATATACAGGACCAATACCTCTACCAGTGGTACCAATAATTGTCGTATTTCCATTACTATTATTATCATCTACTGAATGCAAACGTTTTTCTCGAGCTTGATCCATAGCAACATGATACTCTAACAATAAAGGAGAAGATTCAGAAATCATAATTCTATTTTGCAAATTATAAATACCTTGTTTTTGAAGCATTCGAATTTCATTTAATAAATCACGAGGAGATATCACTACTCCATTACCAATTACTCCAAAAATATGATTATGTAATAAACCAGAAGGTAATAAATGCAAAACCGTTTTTTTATTATTTACAACTAATGTATGACCTGCATTATGCCCACCTTGATATCGTACAATATAATTTACGTTAGGAGACAGTAAATCAATAATTTTACCTTTTCCTTCATCACCCCATTGTGTTCCTATAATTATAATATTTTTTCCCATTTATTTATCTTATATTTTAATTTTAAATTTACTTATATATAACATTATTAATAGTATATATATACATCATAATATGTAATTTATATATATATATTAATAATTTATTTAATATACTACTATCTATATACTATCATCTAATTTTCAAAGTTTTTAACTATTGCAATTACAAATTACTATTTTATTATTATAAATCATTTTTTAATTTAAAAATCATTAATTTTTTTTTCATAGAAGACAAGATTTTTGTAGCTTGTATATGAGATAAAGATCTAATCTTCTCAGATTCTTCTATAGCACTAGAACGATAACTATTAGCAATAGTATTACACATATCATGTACATAACAAAATACCGTACTAAAATTACTTATAGGAAAACTAAAATTTTGAATTTTTATATCTAAAATTTTGATTCCTAAAGATTCTAAATTACTATTTTTATGAATACTTTTATAAATATTGCTATTCTGATACTGTATTTTATTTATTAAATGAATATCATGAGTATCCGTTTTATCAGTATTAATAAAATTAATTATTTTTTCTGAAATTGGCTTTACAAGTAATTGAGTTTTTAACTTATATAGAGAAAATGTATGAATTCCTATTTTGTTAAAGTTTAGACTACTTATTTGATTTTGCAATAAATTATTTAATTGATTAATAATTAACAATTTAATTATACTTTTTTTTTGATTTATAGTAGATAAATAAAAATTTTTAAAATTTTTAATTTTCCATTGAATATAAATATTTATATATATTTTTTTTTTATCTTTAGTTATAAACCATTTTCCATGATTATCTATTGTTTGTATACGAGAATCAAATAGTCTAACAGATTCTATATATGGTATTTTTACATGTAATCCAGGTAAAAATAATTGTGTATGTTTTCTATGATTAACAACAATTTTACCTAAATGCAATATAATTGCTCGTTGTCCTTCGTGGACAATAAAAAAAGATGAAGATAAAAATATACAAAGAGTAGAAAAAAAAGCAAATATTACTTTATTTATATTCATTGAATCCTCTAGAATATTACTAAATATGATTATTAATATAATATGTAATTATAATTAAATATATATAATTATATTCAACAAAAAAATAATATTTTTATTAAAAAAAACTTAAATACTAACATTTAATACATAAAAACAACTAATACAACACATTATAAAAACAATCAATAATACTGATTTTATTAACATTAAATATAAACAAATAACAACAATTTTAGATATAAATAATATTTTATTTTCTTATTTCTAAAAATTTACGTATTTTATAGAATTCAATTTCTCGAAACATTTTTCTTTCATGTTCATGCGCTACGTTTAAAACTCTTTTAGAATAATTTTCTGCATCCCTGATACATTTTTTTTTATATGCTTTAGCTAAATTTAACTCATTCCAATTACTTGTAATTAACTTAGGAACAGAAATTTTAGTAAAATATACATTTAAAATTTTTATCCCTAACTGATAATTGCTAATAGATTTTTGTATTTTATTTTTAATATGATTATTAATCAATTTTAAATTATGAAAAAATATATCATGCATAGAAATATAATCAGATAAACTATATAATTCACTATTTAAAATTTGATGAAGTATATGAGAAGGTTGAACTGAAGAAAAAGAATACGATACAGGATCAATTACAATATATTCTAATTTCATTTTCGTAAAAATAACATTTTTTTCTGTAGTAAATATTATTCCTGAAGAAAATATTTTTTTTATAGAATGAATATCAACAATTTTAATTTTTGTAATAAATCTTGGTTTCCAATAAACACCAGGTGATAATATACAACTAAATTTTCCAAAATTTGTCACAACTCCTCTTTCATTAAATTTAATTATATACCAACTACTTATTATCCATATAAAAAAAAATGATAATAAAAAAAACAAAATAGCATATTTAATTCTATTATTTAACTGAATATTACAACAATTGTACATTTTTTTTTTAATCATAATTAAAATATTTAACATTTTTTTTGTACAATAAATAATAAAACATTTAATTTTTACTATATTTTTATTATTTTTTTTATCTTTCCAAGGATTAAAATTAGGTTGATTATTATTGGGTTGATTCCAAGGCATTTAATACTCCATAGAAAACGTATGATAATTATAATATAATTATATATATACCATATCAAGTTTAATATAGCGAATAAATCCCATCATCTTTAACTAAAATTAAGCTTAAATAATCTTAAAATTATACAATAATTCTGTTGTTTACAAAATAAATTATTAAATTAAGTTAAAAATAGTAAAATATTACTAATCAAAAAATAAATTAACATGAAAATACAATATCAACAGTAACGATCATTCATACTATAATAGCAACAAATAAATATATATTGAATGTTTGTTAAAATAATAATTTTAATACTATAATTATTAATTAATATTTTAATTAAATTTATTAATATAATCTGATATTATATTATATATAAGAGTTACAGATAAATCTAAATTATCACTATCAATAAAAAACAAATTTTTCCATTTTTGAGACCAAGTAATTTGTCTTTTAGCAAATTGTCTAGTGGAACAAATACTTTTAAAAATCATGTCATCGTATGTACATTTACCAGATAAATACTTCCACATTTGACGATATCCTAAATGTTGTATAGAAGGTAAATTAAAATGTAAATCACCTCTATTAAACAACTTTTCAACTTCTTTTTCAAATCCCATATCTAGCATATTTTTAAATCTATTTTCAATTCTATTATGTAATATAGATCTACTAAATGGG
Protein-coding regions in this window:
- a CDS encoding SPFH domain-containing protein, whose product is MPWNQPNNNQPNFNPWKDKKNNKNIVKIKCFIIYCTKKMLNILIMIKKKMYNCCNIQLNNRIKYAILFFLLSFFFIWIISSWYIIKFNERGVVTNFGKFSCILSPGVYWKPRFITKIKIVDIHSIKKIFSSGIIFTTEKNVIFTKMKLEYIVIDPVSYSFSSVQPSHILHQILNSELYSLSDYISMHDIFFHNLKLINNHIKNKIQKSISNYQLGIKILNVYFTKISVPKLITSNWNELNLAKAYKKKCIRDAENYSKRVLNVAHEHERKMFREIEFYKIRKFLEIRK
- the rpsF gene encoding 30S ribosomal protein S6; the protein is MRHYEILIMVHPDQSEKVSSMIDQYKKIIYDQNGKIYRLEDWGRRQLAYSINKLHKAHYVLMNIFTNTIVIKELEKIFRLDDGIIRNIILLMKKAIIESSPMLKLKDKDEYKDKGNVIIHHKLANISKVNKVAL
- the rnr gene encoding ribonuclease R, giving the protein MTVVSAYHIKKNLKNKNILPDSQLIYNKLYKTKKLINRKKLALIFNISTTIHKNIFYKKLKSMEQNGMIVSQSKYFYTLPEFLKFFTGNIIGHRDGYGFLKTNISKQDMWISIENMKLCIHGDFVLATNSFSCKKNKIETKIIKILKPNIHAIIGQCIIKKNQILVVPYDNRFCFMILIISKVHTITNGSIVSVKLLRRSIRKSLALGQILRVIGHAMNLKLAIKIAIHNYSISDVWNQNIHKELNTIRCTSLSKIDFQNRVDLRHLPFITIDDDYANDFDDAIYCHKINSSTWNIKIAISDVSYYVHPGSALDKEAQKRGNSIYFPSRVVPMLPEQLSINLCSLLPHVDRLVLVCEVKLSTEGKIISYYHYEAIIRSHGRMTYSEIDKIWKGDKLLIKKFNYLLLEFNNLKNLYTCLNQSTEFKKGIFFNIIEPKFVLNTNGKIKNIYLQCGNKVNKLIEFCMILANTVSAMFLVKFHESTLFRDHDPPSINNIIKLKLILKELNVNWLIEKNPSIFHYNHLLKTISHRKDYHIIQLLVLRSLKQAVYDSENRGHFGLSLSAYVHFTSPIRRYSDLLLHRSIKYLLKNHKNYLSKNNSLIGRFHYNVNRISKIGNLCSITERCTDEAVRLVFDWLKCDFMHDKINHSFQGMIVSITSIGCFIRLTNFLIDVFLHISKLNNDTYIFDAQKYMLVGRYTGFKYHLGDILHVCIKSVHMINYKIEVDLLK
- the hflC gene encoding protease modulator HflC; this encodes MNINKVIFAFFSTLCIFLSSSFFIVHEGQRAIILHLGKIVVNHRKHTQLFLPGLHVKIPYIESVRLFDSRIQTIDNHGKWFITKDKKKIYINIYIQWKIKNFKNFYLSTINQKKSIIKLLIINQLNNLLQNQISSLNFNKIGIHTFSLYKLKTQLLVKPISEKIINFINTDKTDTHDIHLINKIQYQNSNIYKSIHKNSNLESLGIKILDIKIQNFSFPISNFSTVFCYVHDMCNTIANSYRSSAIEESEKIRSLSHIQATKILSSMKKKLMIFKLKNDL
- the rplI gene encoding 50S ribosomal protein L9, producing MQVILLEKIDKLGKIGELIQVRSGYARNFLIPKGKAVIGTKKNIELFEIQRKKIELEKINQLSLAKIRADKVINLGLIHIYVKSGEEGKLFGSIGARDIANRISELGVLVKKSEIKLSSGLIRNIGIYEVIFQPHLEHTISIKINVSS
- a CDS encoding adenylosuccinate synthase, with product MGKNIIIIGTQWGDEGKGKIIDLLSPNVNYIVRYQGGHNAGHTLVVNNKKTVLHLLPSGLLHNHIFGVIGNGVVISPRDLLNEIRMLQKQGIYNLQNRIMISESSPLLLEYHVAMDQAREKRLHSVDDNNSNGNTTIIGTTGRGIGPVYEDKVARRGLRIGDLKNIQLFSVNLRKNVNYYNFLLSNYYHSKVVNYDVIIKDILSVRDDLLNMIQDIPNTLDIAMKNDKKIMFEGAQGTFLDIDHGTYPYVTSSNSISGGVCSGVGVGPLAIDYILGVTKCYTTRVGFGPFPTELFDEIDLHFFNIGKELGSSTGRRRRTGWLDIVALRRCIQINSLSALCMTKLDVLDGLKEIKICIAYKLSNGTQITCTPFSVDEWNNLSPVYKILPGWLGSTVGVRSFNLLPLEAKNYILEIESMVGIPIDMISTGPERNDIIILNNPCL
- the rpsR gene encoding 30S ribosomal protein S18; translation: MVRYFRRRKFCRFTAEGITEIDYKDISMLKNYITESGKIVPSRITGTRSKYQRQLARAIKRARYLSLLPYTDQHQ